The following DNA comes from Fusarium fujikuroi IMI 58289 draft genome, chromosome FFUJ_chr03.
ACCTACTGTTTGCGAAAAAGGAGATCAGAATATTGATCCTCGGCCTGGTAGGATGACGTCTATCCGACTATCGATCGCATGGCCCCGAGGCGCTAACGAGGCGGCATCATAGGATAACGCCGGAAAGACAACATTGCTGTACCGACTCAAGGTTCGAGTCTCCAGATATACACGCGCATGATACATGTTAACAGGCGCTCAAGGTTGGCGAAGTTGTCACAACGATACCTACAATTGGCTTCAATGTCGAATCTGTCACATACAAGAACCTAAACTTTAACGTCTGGGTACGATCTCGACCTCTTCACGTCTCGAAACGGGCCAGAAATACTAATGCGGGCGACCACAGGATCTCGGCGGCCAAACAAGCATCCGACCTTACTGGCGGTGCTACTACGCCAACACAGCAGCCGTCATCTTCGTTGTGGACTCGACCGATATCGAGCGATTACACACCGCTTCAGAGGAGCTCTCGGCTATGCTGAACGAGGAGGAACTGAAGGATGCGGCCCTGCTGGtctttgccaacaagcaGGATCAACCAGGAGCCAAGGGCGCAGGTGAGATTTCAGAGGCACTGCGTCTGGGTGAGCTCCGCGACCGCAACTGGAGTATCATGGCCTGCTCAGCGGTCGATGGCAGCGGTGTGAATGAGGGCATGGATTGGCTTGTGGTGAGTTTTGCTATAGTCCCGTACAACCCTCGAGGTGCTAACACCTGCATTTTCAGCAAACTGTCAACCAGGACTAAGCTCGATGAcgatttcttcttcagccccGGTTTGGCATTGTACAACAGACAAAATGAAATAATAGTACCACTTTCCGGTTCCATCACACCTTGGTAGACAGCGCCCATAAGGGACAAGGGAAAGAAACGGATGGAGCAGATATCGGCGTCTTGGCAGAGAGAAggtgtttttttttccctcatAAGAGATGAAAG
Coding sequences within:
- a CDS encoding probable ARL1-ADP-ribosylation factor, producing MGNSMSWFSNLLFAKKEIRILILGLDNAGKTTLLYRLKVGEVVTTIPTIGFNVESVTYKNLNFNVWDLGGQTSIRPYWRCYYANTAAVIFVVDSTDIERLHTASEELSAMLNEEELKDAALLVFANKQDQPGAKGAGEISEALRLGELRDRNWSIMACSAVDGSGVNEGMDWLVQTVNQD